From Pseudomonas hefeiensis, one genomic window encodes:
- a CDS encoding flavin-containing monooxygenase, protein MPVETLQIDTLVIGAGQAGVAMSEHLSRQGVPHLVVERNRIAEAWRTARWDSLVANGPAWHDRFPGLQFQGLDPDAFATKDQVADYFEAYAKKFNAPIRTGVEVRKVERNVGRPGFSIETSAGLIEANHVVVATGPFQRPVIAPIAADMAQVTQMHSAQYRNPRQLAEGAVLVVGAGSSGVQIADELQRAGKQVYLSVGAHDRPPRAYRNRDFCWWLGVLGEWDAEAVQPGKEHVTIAVSGARGGHTVDFRKLAHEGITLVGLTKSFNGSVVTFEPNLAENIARGDENYLALLDAADAYIARNGLDLPPEPEARHLLPDPHCLTHPILELDLLDAGVTTVIWATGYSVDYSWLKVDALNANGKPRHQRGVSSEPGVYFVGLPWLSRRGSAFIWGVWHDARHIADHIAKQHTYLSYRDASQRQNVDVQDPALISDSNSSKTSLLGAR, encoded by the coding sequence ATGCCCGTTGAGACCCTACAGATAGATACGCTTGTTATAGGCGCCGGCCAGGCCGGCGTGGCCATGAGTGAACATTTGAGCCGCCAAGGGGTGCCTCATCTTGTGGTGGAGCGCAACCGCATTGCCGAAGCCTGGCGCACCGCGCGGTGGGATTCGCTGGTTGCCAACGGCCCCGCCTGGCATGACCGCTTTCCAGGGCTGCAATTCCAGGGACTCGACCCCGATGCCTTCGCCACTAAAGATCAAGTGGCCGACTATTTCGAAGCCTATGCCAAAAAATTCAACGCGCCGATCCGTACCGGTGTGGAGGTCAGGAAGGTCGAGCGTAACGTCGGCCGTCCGGGCTTCAGCATTGAAACCAGCGCGGGTCTGATCGAGGCCAACCATGTGGTGGTTGCCACCGGGCCCTTCCAACGGCCGGTGATTGCGCCCATCGCCGCTGATATGGCGCAGGTCACCCAAATGCACTCTGCCCAATATCGCAATCCCCGGCAGCTCGCCGAGGGCGCGGTGCTGGTGGTGGGGGCGGGTTCGTCGGGGGTGCAGATTGCCGATGAACTGCAGCGCGCCGGCAAGCAGGTCTACCTCTCGGTGGGCGCCCATGATCGCCCGCCACGGGCCTATCGCAACCGGGATTTCTGCTGGTGGCTGGGAGTGCTCGGCGAGTGGGATGCGGAGGCCGTCCAGCCGGGCAAGGAACACGTGACCATCGCCGTGAGCGGTGCCCGTGGTGGTCATACGGTGGACTTTCGCAAGCTGGCCCACGAGGGCATCACCCTGGTAGGCCTGACGAAGTCGTTCAACGGTAGCGTCGTGACGTTTGAACCCAACCTTGCCGAAAACATTGCCCGTGGCGATGAAAACTACCTGGCGCTGCTGGATGCCGCCGATGCCTACATTGCCCGCAACGGCCTGGACCTGCCGCCGGAACCTGAAGCCCGCCATCTGTTGCCTGACCCGCACTGCCTGACCCATCCGATCCTGGAACTGGATCTGCTGGACGCTGGCGTGACCACCGTGATCTGGGCCACCGGCTACTCGGTGGATTACAGCTGGCTGAAGGTCGATGCGCTCAATGCCAATGGCAAACCCCGGCACCAGCGGGGTGTTTCCAGCGAACCGGGTGTGTATTTCGTGGGCCTGCCATGGCTGTCGCGGCGCGGCTCGGCGTTCATCTGGGGCGTATGGCACGACGCCCGGCATATCGCCGACCACATCGCGAAACAGCATACCTATCTCAGTTACCGGGACGCTTCGCAGCGCCAGAACGTCGACGTTCAGGACCCCGCACTCATTAGCGATTCGAACAGTTCGAAAACCAGCCTCCTGGGAGCCCGTTGA
- a CDS encoding SAM-dependent methyltransferase — translation MPEPTLSAKAGSFRLFNDGFFKHVVLGQLRRLSQGHLRLLLDGESLSFGDPASVLQAEVEILDDVVWGMLASNGSIGAGEAYIQGYWRSNDLTAVTRVFVANLEVLDAMDSGLARLGRPVLRWLHWLNRNSRQGSRRNIIAHYDLGNDLFERLLDPTMMYSAAMFESPEQSLEQAQLNKLERICRKLDLRPGDHLLEIGTGWGSLAIYAASHYGCKVTTTTLSHEQYAHTCRRVEALGLQQRIEVLCKDYRDLEGRYDKLVSIEMIEAVGHRYLPEYLRRCAALLKNDGLMLLQAITIRDQRYEQARRSVDFIQRHIFPGGALPSLSVLLNTASRHTPLNLLHLEDFGAHYAHTLKHWHDNLRQSRQALLELGYDETFQRLWEFYLCYCEGGFQERAIGVAQLLFAAPGARQAPLLEQRET, via the coding sequence ATGCCCGAACCCACCCTGAGTGCTAAGGCCGGCAGCTTTCGCCTGTTCAACGACGGCTTCTTCAAGCACGTTGTCCTCGGCCAATTGCGGCGCCTGAGCCAAGGCCACTTGCGTCTGCTGCTCGATGGCGAATCGTTAAGCTTCGGCGATCCGGCCAGTGTTCTGCAGGCCGAAGTCGAAATTCTCGACGACGTCGTTTGGGGCATGCTCGCCAGTAACGGCTCGATCGGCGCCGGTGAGGCTTATATCCAGGGATACTGGCGCAGCAACGACCTGACGGCGGTGACCCGCGTGTTCGTCGCCAACCTGGAGGTGCTCGATGCAATGGACAGCGGCCTGGCTCGCCTTGGTCGCCCGGTGCTGCGCTGGCTGCACTGGCTCAACCGGAACAGCCGGCAGGGCTCGCGGCGCAACATCATTGCCCATTACGACTTGGGCAATGACTTGTTCGAGCGATTGCTTGATCCCACCATGATGTACTCGGCCGCCATGTTCGAAAGCCCCGAACAAAGTCTGGAGCAAGCCCAGCTCAACAAGCTCGAGCGCATCTGTCGCAAGCTCGACCTGCGGCCTGGCGACCATCTGCTGGAGATCGGCACTGGCTGGGGCAGCCTGGCGATTTATGCTGCCAGCCACTATGGCTGCAAGGTGACCACCACGACCTTGTCGCACGAGCAGTACGCCCACACCTGTCGGCGCGTCGAGGCGCTGGGCCTGCAGCAGCGCATTGAGGTGCTGTGCAAGGACTATCGCGACCTGGAGGGTCGTTACGACAAGTTGGTCTCGATCGAAATGATCGAAGCTGTCGGTCATCGTTATTTGCCCGAATACTTGCGGCGCTGCGCCGCACTGCTCAAGAATGACGGCCTGATGTTGCTGCAAGCCATCACCATTCGCGACCAGCGTTATGAGCAGGCACGACGCTCGGTAGACTTCATCCAGCGGCATATTTTTCCCGGCGGCGCGCTGCCATCGTTGTCCGTCCTGCTAAACACCGCCAGCCGTCACACACCGCTCAACCTGTTGCATCTGGAAGACTTCGGCGCGCACTACGCCCACACGCTGAAACACTGGCACGATAACTTGCGGCAGTCACGTCAAGCGCTGCTGGAGCTGGGTTACGACGAAACCTTCCAACGCCTGTGGGAGTTCTACCTGTGTTACTGCGAAGGCGGATTCCAGGAGCGTGCCATCGGCGTCGCGCAACTGCTCTTTGCCGCTCCCGGGGCGCGTCAGGCCCCATTACTGGAGCAACGGGAAACCTGA
- a CDS encoding NAD(P)/FAD-dependent oxidoreductase, with protein sequence MRIAIIGSGISGLTCAYLLARQHQITLFEADDRIGGHTHTVDVEWQGQRYGVDTGFIVYNDWTYPNFIRLLDQLGVTSRPTEMSFSVHDPATGQEYKGHTLRSLFARRRNLLSPGFWGMLQDILRFNRQATADLKAQRIDRTTRLGDYLHVHNYGQRFIDHYIVPMGAAIWSMSPAGMLEFPLQFFLRFCHNHGLLSVNRRPQWRVIEGGSRGYIEPLCADFRQHIRLNCPVQRVSRDATGVGILSAAGLERFDKVVFACHSDQALALLETPSKAEREVLAALAYASNEVLLHTDTGVLPQRRQAWASWNYRLGGSMRAPAALTYNMNILQGLEAPVTFCVSLNQSDVVDPAKVLARFDYAHPQYSLAGVAAQARQGDLQGRQHSYFCGAYWANGFHEDGVVSALDVAGHFGEYL encoded by the coding sequence ATGCGCATCGCAATCATCGGCAGCGGCATATCGGGGCTGACATGCGCGTACCTGTTGGCTCGCCAGCACCAGATCACCCTGTTCGAAGCCGACGACCGGATCGGCGGCCACACCCACACCGTGGACGTGGAATGGCAAGGCCAGCGTTATGGCGTAGACACCGGTTTCATTGTCTACAACGACTGGACCTACCCGAACTTCATCCGGTTGCTGGACCAGTTGGGTGTGACTTCCCGTCCCACTGAGATGAGCTTTTCGGTGCATGACCCAGCCACTGGCCAGGAGTACAAGGGGCATACCCTGCGCAGCCTTTTCGCCCGACGACGCAACCTGCTGTCGCCGGGTTTCTGGGGCATGTTGCAGGACATCCTCAGGTTCAACCGCCAGGCCACTGCCGACTTGAAGGCGCAACGCATTGACCGCACTACCCGGCTGGGTGATTACCTGCATGTCCACAATTATGGACAACGGTTCATCGACCATTACATCGTGCCCATGGGGGCGGCGATCTGGTCGATGTCGCCTGCTGGAATGCTGGAGTTTCCGCTGCAATTCTTCCTGCGTTTCTGCCATAACCACGGCCTGCTATCGGTCAACCGACGCCCACAATGGCGGGTGATCGAGGGTGGCTCGCGGGGTTACATCGAGCCATTGTGCGCAGACTTTCGCCAGCATATCCGGCTCAACTGCCCGGTGCAGCGCGTGAGCCGCGACGCTACAGGGGTGGGCATCCTCAGCGCTGCGGGACTTGAGCGTTTCGACAAAGTGGTGTTTGCCTGCCACAGCGACCAGGCCCTGGCGTTACTCGAAACGCCAAGCAAAGCGGAACGTGAAGTGCTCGCTGCCCTGGCCTACGCCAGCAACGAAGTACTGCTGCACACCGACACCGGTGTCTTGCCGCAGCGACGCCAGGCCTGGGCGAGTTGGAATTACCGACTGGGCGGTTCAATGCGTGCGCCTGCCGCGCTGACCTACAACATGAACATCCTCCAGGGCCTGGAAGCCCCGGTGACCTTCTGCGTGAGCCTCAATCAGAGTGACGTGGTGGATCCGGCCAAGGTCCTGGCTCGCTTCGATTATGCGCATCCGCAATACAGCCTCGCCGGCGTCGCCGCCCAGGCCCGCCAGGGTGATCTGCAAGGGCGCCAGCACAGTTACTTCTGCGGCGCCTATTGGGCCAACGGCTTTCACGAAGACGGTGTGGTCAGTGCGCTGGATGTGGCCGGGCATTTTGGGGAATACCTTTGA
- a CDS encoding DUF3833 domain-containing protein: protein MIRLMVVLLLIMSLTSCGNVNVDRYADQQPQLDLVRFFSQPVKAWGIYQKRSGEVIKRFEVQILSRREGERLILDERFLYSDGSRQRRVWTLTPDGPGHWRGRADDVIGEAQGEVAGNALRWRYRLNLPVDGSTYEVTFDDWMYLMDEDTMINRSSMSKFGVELGQVTLFFRRQGAGLP, encoded by the coding sequence ATGATTCGGTTAATGGTTGTACTGCTTTTAATAATGAGTTTGACCAGTTGCGGGAACGTGAATGTCGATCGTTATGCTGACCAGCAACCTCAGCTCGATCTGGTGCGTTTCTTCAGTCAGCCAGTCAAAGCCTGGGGCATATATCAAAAACGTTCCGGCGAGGTCATCAAGCGTTTCGAGGTGCAGATACTGAGTCGGCGCGAAGGCGAACGGCTGATACTCGATGAGCGCTTTCTCTACAGTGACGGCAGCCGACAACGGCGCGTATGGACGCTGACCCCCGACGGCCCGGGGCACTGGCGCGGTCGCGCCGACGATGTAATCGGCGAGGCGCAGGGAGAGGTGGCTGGCAATGCGCTGCGCTGGCGCTATCGATTGAACCTGCCAGTAGACGGATCGACTTACGAAGTGACCTTTGACGACTGGATGTACTTGATGGACGAAGACACGATGATCAACCGTTCGAGCATGAGTAAATTCGGCGTCGAGTTGGGTCAGGTGACGCTGTTTTTCCGGCGCCAGGGCGCAGGCCTGCCATGA
- a CDS encoding chalcone isomerase family protein translates to MARSFAFKKSLSRFMTCVLVLYASQALCDWRTVLPDARLVGQADFSWYGFDLYQARLWSSASQPSLETPLALELNYRRSISKQTLVQASIEEMRRIAGKSLDSGRLDSWTDDMRRSFVDVRAGSQITGLYLPGKGCRFYVDGRLTHEVDDPAFARFFFAIWLDPRTRYPALRQQLLGLNNTRAVGETP, encoded by the coding sequence ATGGCCAGGTCGTTTGCGTTCAAGAAAAGCCTCAGCCGGTTCATGACCTGCGTTTTGGTGCTTTACGCCAGCCAGGCTCTCTGCGACTGGCGCACGGTACTGCCTGATGCACGTCTGGTGGGGCAAGCCGATTTTTCCTGGTACGGGTTCGATCTCTATCAGGCCAGGTTATGGAGTTCGGCTTCGCAACCCAGCCTGGAAACGCCGCTGGCACTTGAGTTGAATTACCGCCGCTCTATCAGCAAGCAAACCCTGGTGCAAGCGAGCATCGAGGAGATGCGCCGTATCGCGGGTAAATCCCTGGATTCCGGACGGCTCGACAGTTGGACCGATGACATGCGGCGGTCCTTCGTCGACGTCAGGGCAGGCAGTCAAATCACCGGGCTTTATCTGCCTGGCAAGGGTTGTCGCTTTTACGTCGACGGGCGCTTGACCCATGAAGTCGACGATCCAGCGTTCGCTCGTTTTTTTTTCGCCATCTGGCTCGATCCCCGCACCCGGTATCCGGCGTTGCGGCAACAGTTGCTGGGGCTCAATAACACGCGCGCGGTGGGGGAAACACCATGA
- a CDS encoding SDR family NAD(P)-dependent oxidoreductase — MSRIWLTGASSGIGAALASELLEQGHRLALSARQVAPLQALATGYLDQVLVLPGDLTDPAQVADICQTIDAQWGALDLVILNAGTCEYLEPGHFDTHLVERVLTTNLLGTSHCLEAALPLLRRGQRPHLVGVCSAVTWLALPRAGAYGASKAALRYLFESLRIDLAAEGIDVTLISPGFVDTPLTRRNDFPMPMRWSAQRAARHIAQRLQARPLDIAFPWFFTFVLRLLGRLPARWRLALGRRLARSSQES, encoded by the coding sequence ATGAGTCGCATCTGGTTGACCGGCGCCAGTAGCGGTATCGGCGCGGCATTGGCCTCGGAGCTTCTGGAGCAAGGACACCGTCTGGCGCTGAGTGCGCGCCAGGTCGCGCCCCTTCAGGCCTTAGCGACTGGCTATCTGGACCAGGTCCTGGTGCTGCCGGGTGACCTGACCGATCCGGCGCAAGTGGCCGATATCTGCCAGACCATCGACGCTCAGTGGGGGGCGCTGGACCTGGTGATTCTCAACGCCGGAACCTGCGAGTACCTGGAGCCGGGGCACTTCGACACGCATCTGGTCGAACGGGTATTGACCACCAACCTGCTGGGTACCAGCCACTGCCTGGAAGCCGCCCTGCCCTTACTGCGTCGAGGCCAACGCCCGCATTTGGTGGGGGTATGCAGCGCGGTTACCTGGCTGGCTTTGCCGCGTGCCGGCGCGTATGGCGCGTCCAAGGCGGCGTTGCGCTACTTGTTCGAATCGTTGCGCATCGATCTGGCGGCCGAGGGTATCGATGTCACCTTGATAAGCCCCGGTTTCGTCGACACCCCGCTGACCCGCCGCAACGACTTCCCGATGCCCATGCGCTGGTCGGCACAACGCGCGGCGCGGCATATCGCCCAGCGCCTGCAGGCGCGACCGCTGGACATCGCTTTCCCATGGTTCTTCACCTTCGTCCTGCGCCTGCTCGGACGCTTGCCCGCCCGCTGGCGCCTGGCCCTTGGCCGGCGCCTGGCACGATCTTCCCAGGAGTCTTGA
- a CDS encoding DUF2878 domain-containing protein — protein MSRAGLIVNALWVQLGWWGCVLGAQNAWWLLAVAAGLLAHLSFCPQPRAELQAVIRVGLCGMALDWCLGMLGLFGFAQTALPLWLALLWLVFATSLRHSLAWAVRPVWRGALVGMVGGPLAYCAGAPLAGVALPLGIVGTALVLAPLWALWLPLALRLADSH, from the coding sequence ATGAGTCGCGCGGGCCTGATCGTCAACGCACTCTGGGTCCAGTTGGGCTGGTGGGGTTGTGTGCTGGGTGCACAGAATGCCTGGTGGCTCCTGGCTGTTGCAGCGGGATTGCTCGCTCACCTGAGCTTCTGTCCACAACCCCGGGCCGAGCTGCAGGCCGTGATACGTGTGGGGCTGTGCGGCATGGCGCTGGACTGGTGCCTGGGTATGCTGGGTTTGTTCGGATTCGCTCAGACCGCCCTGCCCCTCTGGCTGGCGCTGCTCTGGCTGGTATTTGCCACAAGCTTGCGCCACAGCCTGGCCTGGGCCGTGCGGCCTGTATGGCGCGGTGCGTTGGTGGGCATGGTCGGCGGTCCGCTGGCCTATTGCGCAGGAGCACCGCTGGCCGGTGTTGCGCTGCCGCTTGGCATCGTGGGAACCGCTCTGGTGCTGGCGCCCTTATGGGCACTTTGGCTGCCGTTGGCGTTGCGCCTGGCTGATTCCCATTAA
- a CDS encoding peptidase U32 family protein, with protein sequence MSLPKHHLELLSPARDVTIAREAILHGADAVYIGGPSFGARHNACNEVSDIARLVEFAHRYHARVFTTINTILHDNELEPARQLIHQLYDAGVDALIVQDLGVMELDIPPIELHASTQTDIRTLARAKFLDQAGFSQLVLARELNLQEIRAIADETDAAIEFFIHGALCVAFSGQCNISHAQNGRSANRGDCSQACRLPYTLKDDQGRVVAYEKHLLSMKDNNQSANIRALVEAGVRSFKIEGRYKDMGYVKNITAYYRQRLDDVLEDRPDLARASSGRTAHFFLPDPEKTFHRGSTDYFVSERKIDIGAFDSPTFTGVPVGVVEKVGKRDLQVVTFDPLSNGDGLNVLVKREVVGFRANIAEPKGEFEEDGQKRYRYRVEPNEMPAGLHALRPNHPLSRNLDHNWQQALLKTSSERRVGLAWVARLREERLDLTATSEEGVSASVSLDGPFGLANKPEQALEQLHDLLGQLGTTEYHATAIELDAPKAYFIPNSQLKALRREVIEALTTARVEAHPRGGRKAETTPPPVYPESHLSFLANVYNQKARDFYHRHGVKLIDAAFEAHEETGEVPVMITKHCLRFSFNLCPKQAKGVTGVRTKVAPMQLIHGDEVLTLKFDCKPCEMHVVGKIKGHILDLPLPGSSAEPIVGHISPEDLLKTIPRAPH encoded by the coding sequence ATGTCCTTGCCCAAACATCATCTGGAATTGCTCAGCCCCGCCCGCGACGTGACCATCGCCCGCGAGGCCATCCTGCATGGCGCTGACGCCGTGTACATCGGTGGCCCGAGTTTCGGCGCGCGTCACAACGCCTGTAACGAGGTGAGTGATATCGCCCGGCTCGTGGAGTTCGCCCATCGCTACCACGCCCGGGTGTTCACCACGATCAATACCATCCTGCATGACAACGAGCTGGAGCCGGCCCGCCAGTTGATCCACCAGTTGTACGATGCAGGTGTCGATGCGTTGATCGTCCAGGATTTAGGGGTGATGGAGCTGGACATCCCGCCGATCGAGCTGCATGCCAGCACCCAGACCGACATCCGTACCCTGGCACGGGCAAAGTTCCTTGATCAGGCCGGCTTCTCCCAACTGGTCCTGGCACGGGAGTTGAACCTGCAGGAAATCCGCGCCATCGCCGACGAAACCGACGCGGCCATCGAGTTCTTTATCCACGGTGCGCTGTGCGTGGCGTTTTCCGGCCAGTGCAACATCTCCCACGCCCAGAACGGACGCAGCGCCAACCGTGGTGATTGCTCCCAGGCCTGTCGCCTGCCCTACACCCTCAAGGATGACCAGGGCCGGGTGGTTGCCTATGAGAAGCACCTGTTGTCGATGAAGGACAACAACCAGAGCGCCAACATCCGTGCCCTGGTGGAAGCCGGCGTGCGTTCGTTCAAGATCGAAGGACGCTACAAGGACATGGGCTATGTGAAGAACATCACTGCCTACTACCGTCAGCGCCTGGACGATGTCCTCGAAGACCGTCCGGACCTGGCCCGCGCTTCCAGCGGTCGCACCGCGCACTTCTTCCTGCCTGACCCGGAGAAGACGTTCCATCGCGGCAGCACCGATTACTTTGTCAGTGAGCGCAAGATCGACATCGGCGCCTTCGATTCCCCGACCTTTACCGGCGTGCCGGTGGGCGTGGTGGAGAAAGTCGGCAAGCGCGACCTGCAGGTCGTGACCTTTGATCCGCTGTCCAACGGCGATGGCCTCAACGTGCTGGTCAAGCGAGAAGTGGTGGGTTTTCGCGCCAACATCGCCGAGCCCAAGGGTGAATTCGAAGAGGACGGCCAAAAGCGCTACCGCTACCGCGTCGAGCCCAATGAAATGCCGGCAGGGTTGCACGCATTGCGCCCCAACCATCCACTGAGCCGCAACCTGGACCACAACTGGCAGCAAGCCCTGCTCAAGACCTCCTCCGAGCGCCGGGTGGGCCTGGCCTGGGTCGCACGCCTGCGTGAAGAACGCCTGGACCTGACCGCCACCAGCGAGGAAGGCGTCAGCGCCAGCGTCAGCCTGGACGGGCCATTCGGCCTGGCGAACAAGCCGGAACAGGCACTGGAGCAACTGCACGATCTGCTTGGCCAACTGGGCACCACCGAGTACCACGCCACCGCCATCGAACTGGATGCGCCCAAGGCGTATTTCATTCCCAACTCACAGCTCAAGGCATTGCGCCGCGAAGTCATCGAAGCCCTGACCACCGCCCGTGTCGAGGCCCATCCCCGAGGGGGGCGCAAGGCCGAGACCACGCCGCCGCCGGTGTACCCGGAGTCGCACCTGTCGTTCCTGGCCAACGTCTACAACCAGAAGGCCCGGGATTTTTATCATCGCCACGGTGTGAAACTGATCGACGCGGCGTTCGAAGCCCACGAAGAAACCGGTGAAGTGCCGGTGATGATCACCAAGCACTGTCTGCGTTTCTCGTTCAACCTCTGTCCCAAGCAGGCCAAGGGCGTCACCGGCGTGCGCACCAAGGTTGCGCCGATGCAGTTGATCCATGGTGACGAGGTGCTGACGCTGAAGTTCGACTGCAAACCCTGCGAGATGCATGTGGTCGGCAAGATCAAGGGGCATATCCTCGACCTGCCGCTGCCGGGAAGCAGCGCGGAGCCAATCGTCGGTCACATCAGCCCGGAAGATCTGCTCAAGACGATCCCTCGCGCTCCGCATTAA
- a CDS encoding sensor domain-containing diguanylate cyclase: MLGRKRPRQKNESADESFPPQVARAGAALRLTISFMLVVVMVFLAVEGWRTWRDYRAAFASARDSVTNLVRATAQHAEDTIRQVDVVTAALSERVEGDGLQNIDIPRIHKLLVQQSAIMPQLHGLFIYGPNGEWVVTDKQATPALANNADRDYFQYHRTHEDRNVRIGEVIRSRSTNDLIIPVSRRLNNPDGSFAGVLLGTVKVSYFVDYYGDFKIDDKGALVLAMRNGTILVRRPFVASVVGKSLVNSVIFRKHLPNSNRGVVEARAVVDDTERLYGYRALTTYPLVVEAGLSRESIIAPWRHDLLKTGFVLIFLIVILVGFGLIVLSQLRYRMTMEKQIRSAHQTMRDMALTDSLTGLGNRRRLDIALADEIRRARRQDTSLALIMLDVDYFKRFNDKYGHAAGDDCLRATAGAIQQAIKRPGDLAVRYGGEEFTILLPDTHSAGAGRIAQDILESIRALNIEHSDHPLGLVTASAGITTCRPSTEDVTPAMLIKAADAFLYLAKNTGRNRWCSPDASPG; the protein is encoded by the coding sequence ATGCTCGGACGCAAACGGCCGCGACAAAAGAATGAAAGTGCTGACGAATCCTTTCCCCCTCAGGTAGCGCGGGCCGGAGCTGCATTGCGGCTCACCATCAGTTTCATGCTCGTGGTGGTGATGGTATTCCTGGCCGTTGAAGGCTGGAGAACATGGCGTGACTATCGCGCAGCCTTTGCCTCCGCCCGCGACTCGGTGACGAACCTGGTGCGGGCGACCGCCCAGCACGCCGAAGACACCATTCGACAAGTGGACGTGGTGACCGCCGCACTCAGTGAGCGAGTGGAAGGCGATGGCCTGCAGAACATCGACATCCCACGCATCCATAAATTGCTGGTCCAGCAGTCTGCCATCATGCCGCAGTTGCACGGCTTGTTTATCTACGGCCCCAACGGGGAATGGGTGGTCACGGACAAGCAAGCAACGCCGGCCCTGGCGAACAATGCCGACCGCGACTACTTCCAGTATCACCGCACCCACGAGGACCGAAACGTGCGGATCGGCGAGGTGATCAGGAGCCGATCGACCAACGACCTGATCATCCCCGTCTCCCGCCGCTTGAATAATCCTGACGGCTCGTTTGCCGGTGTGCTGCTGGGCACGGTCAAGGTCAGCTATTTCGTGGACTACTACGGCGACTTCAAGATCGACGACAAGGGCGCTCTGGTCCTGGCCATGCGCAATGGCACCATTCTGGTCCGGCGGCCCTTCGTCGCCTCGGTGGTCGGCAAGAGCCTGGTCAATAGCGTGATCTTCCGTAAGCACCTGCCGAACTCCAATCGGGGCGTCGTCGAGGCCAGGGCCGTCGTCGACGACACCGAACGCCTGTACGGCTACCGGGCCTTGACCACTTATCCGCTGGTGGTCGAGGCCGGATTGTCTCGCGAATCCATCATCGCCCCCTGGCGTCACGACCTGCTCAAGACCGGCTTCGTCCTGATATTCCTGATCGTGATACTCGTCGGCTTCGGACTGATCGTGTTGAGCCAGTTGCGCTACAGAATGACCATGGAGAAACAGATTCGCAGCGCCCACCAAACCATGCGGGATATGGCACTGACTGACAGCCTGACCGGCCTGGGCAACCGCAGGCGGCTGGACATCGCATTGGCCGATGAGATTCGCCGGGCCAGACGCCAAGACACTTCGTTGGCCCTGATCATGCTTGATGTCGATTACTTCAAGCGTTTCAACGACAAATACGGACATGCTGCCGGGGATGACTGTCTGCGCGCGACCGCGGGAGCGATCCAGCAAGCGATCAAACGGCCCGGTGACCTGGCGGTGCGCTACGGTGGTGAAGAGTTCACCATTTTGCTGCCCGACACCCACAGCGCGGGCGCCGGCAGGATTGCACAAGATATCCTGGAGTCCATCAGAGCGCTGAACATCGAGCACAGCGACCACCCGTTGGGGTTGGTCACGGCCAGTGCGGGCATCACCACTTGCCGGCCAAGCACCGAGGACGTAACGCCGGCCATGCTGATCAAGGCCGCTGATGCCTTCTTGTATCTGGCGAAAAACACTGGGCGAAACCGCTGGTGCAGCCCTGATGCATCACCGGGCTGA
- a CDS encoding DUF6482 family protein → MNLQTLIELAVEGRVHELELWSLEGGIYVLRARLDRGFRTLLDNSGRTLHLRSTTHLRELLRDAPRLPCMLVQHVVHDEMCGQREGPIEPLRVPLFLDEPW, encoded by the coding sequence ATGAACCTGCAAACCCTGATCGAGCTGGCCGTCGAAGGCCGGGTACACGAGCTGGAGTTGTGGTCGCTGGAGGGCGGTATCTACGTGTTGCGTGCGCGACTGGACCGCGGGTTTCGTACGTTGCTCGACAACTCGGGACGGACGTTGCACTTGCGATCCACTACCCATTTGCGTGAGTTGCTGCGTGACGCGCCGCGGTTACCCTGCATGTTGGTACAGCATGTCGTTCACGACGAAATGTGTGGTCAGCGTGAGGGACCGATAGAGCCTTTGCGCGTGCCGCTTTTTCTGGATGAACCCTGGTAA
- a CDS encoding nuclear transport factor 2 family protein, with protein sequence MSAYLQGFARAFAELDASHLAELDALYSADIKFQDPLHRIEGLAALRNYFAQMYANVDQVRYDFHGFDEVGPGEGYLRWTLHYSHPRLAGGALISLQGCSYLRWNERVYLHQDFFDAGALLYEHLPLFGSMISWLKRRLA encoded by the coding sequence ATGTCTGCCTACCTCCAGGGTTTTGCCCGCGCCTTCGCCGAGCTGGACGCCAGCCATCTGGCCGAGCTCGATGCCCTCTACAGCGCCGACATTAAGTTCCAGGACCCGTTACATCGGATCGAAGGCCTAGCTGCCCTGCGCAACTACTTCGCCCAGATGTATGCCAACGTCGATCAGGTGCGCTACGACTTTCATGGCTTTGATGAGGTCGGCCCCGGCGAGGGATATCTACGCTGGACCCTGCATTACAGCCACCCACGTCTGGCAGGCGGTGCACTCATCTCACTGCAAGGCTGCAGTTATTTGCGCTGGAACGAACGGGTCTACCTGCACCAGGATTTCTTCGACGCTGGTGCCCTGCTCTACGAGCACCTTCCACTGTTCGGCTCGATGATCAGCTGGCTCAAGCGGAGGCTGGCATGA